AAAAGCCGAATAAAAATATGGAAAACTTTAATGCAGATAAAAACTTTGAGGCCTTGGGCCTATTCCTGCCTCCTGCACCTGCTCCTTTAGGTGTATATAAGCCCTATCTAATTGACGGAAAATATCTATATCTGTCAGGCCATGGCCCCGTTCAAGATGACAAAAGCTTAATTATCGGTAGAATTGGGGAAAGCCTAAATATGGAGCAAGGAAAAGAAGCAGCACAACAGGTGGGCTTAACCATGTTGTCTACCATTAAAACTAATTTGGGCAGCCTCAATAAAGTGAAACGAGTGATTAAAGTGTTGGGAATGGTAAATTGTACGAGTAATTTCGAAAAACATCCATTTATTATTAATGGATGCAGTGAACTTTTTGCAAAAGTTTGGG
This Olivibacter sp. SDN3 DNA region includes the following protein-coding sequences:
- a CDS encoding RidA family protein; its protein translation is MENFNADKNFEALGLFLPPAPAPLGVYKPYLIDGKYLYLSGHGPVQDDKSLIIGRIGESLNMEQGKEAAQQVGLTMLSTIKTNLGSLNKVKRVIKVLGMVNCTSNFEKHPFIINGCSELFAKVWGEENGIGVRSAVGMGSLPDNIPVEVEALFELA